cCGACCATCTGCGTGCGGGGATAGATCGTGACGCGCGTCACCATGCGGCTCGGTGCGTAGAAAAAGTACCACCCACAGAGGAGCGAGAGGAGGACCGTGCCGCCTGCGGCCGTGTACCGCAGCGCGGGATGCACGAGCTCCGACTCCTGCCCCTCTTCCGGAATGAGCGGCCAGGTAAGGTAGTCGCGAATGAACCAGCCAAAGTTgacgctgcgtgagaaGAACGTACGTACCCAGCGAGGACAAAGCACCCGCTCGCAAAGAAGAACCACGGGCGACGCATGTACGGCCCCCCGCGGTAGACCACacgggcgctcggcgcctcgcgggcGCTCGCGTACATGCGAACCCCCCccaggcgcgcgccgcggcccagGCCCACGCTCGCGATCCAAAGCGCACGCACCATACTCCGAAGATGCTGACAAAGCGGGCGGGGCAATTTGAGCTGACCTGCATGTACGCCGCTAAAGTTTGCAGCCACCGTGTCCAGTATTTGGCGTTGGGTGCCGCGTTGGGGGATGAGTGCTGCTGCAAAGCCTGGAAGTAACTGGAGCGCGCTCCAAAGCAAGATACGCGACGATACATCACGtccgcagcggcggcgtcctcggccgcgcgtgtcgcagcctgcgcccgagcctGTGCAGGACACCAAGCCGCTGCCGTGGTTTGCCGAGGACCTCGCGCCGGAGGACCTTGCGCTGGTCCTCTCGACCGCGGACTCGACCGAGTCGGAGCTTGCGAAGCGTGACGTGTCGCGTGAGCGCCTTGCGTTCCTCAAGCAGAACGCCGTGCAGTGGGAGGGCTATCTGGACGAGCGCACCAAGCGCCGTATCGTCCTCGGCGAAAACGAGGCGGATATGACGCCGGAGAAGCGCGAGATTGGGCACTACATTGGCATCGACTGCGAGATGGTCGGCGTGGGCcctggcggccgcggctcggcctTAGCGCGCGTATCGCTGGTGAACTGGCACGGCCATGTCATCCTGGACAAGTTTGTGCGCCCCCAAGAGAGGGTCACCGACTACCGCACCTGGGTGtcgggcgtgcgcccgCGCGACCTCATCAACGCGCCGTCCTTTGCCGAAGTCCAGGCGGAGGTCGCCACACTGATCAAAGGGCGTGTCTTGGTCGGCCACGCCATCGAGAACGATATGCGCGCGCTGATGCTCTCGCACCCCCGGCCGCAGATCCGCGATACGGCGCAGTTTGCGCCGTTGCGGGAGATCGCGGGGCGCAAGCAGCCCggcctgcgctcgctcgccaagctcgtgctcggcatcgagATCCAAAAGAGCGGGCACGAGCACAGCTCcgtcgaggatgcgcggACGACCATGGCCATCTTCCGCACGCAGAAGGACGCGTGGGACCGGACACTGGGCATAAGCAAGACGCGCAAGCgccccgcggcgcacgcgggcCTCACGATCAACATCTCGGCCGCGAAGTCGCTGGAGGAGGAGAAACTGCCGACCAagtcgccgcgcacgcagcaggcTACGAGCCCGCTCGGGACGCTGCCCAGTCCGCGGTCCGTGCAGCTGACGACGCGCATGAGCCAGAtgcgcgtacggcgcgacacggcgcgtgtgcgcgccgcgccggaaTGGTGGCTCAACGACTAGTCCTCTACGTATGGAGGTGCGCCGTGTTGCCAAACAGCGACTTGTACATGAACGCTTCGCTGAGCAGCATCTCGGCGTCTTTATCCGACCACTGCTGCGTCGGAAGGCTCTGTAGAAACATAATGATACCCTGCGTGAGTGTCGGGGCATACCTGGAAATCCAtctcgagcagcgtcgcgcgccactTGTGCAGGAATACGGCACAGACATAGGGGTGAAAGTCGGAGAAGGCGTCCGCGCCTTCCGCCAGGTAGGTATCCCACATGCGGATGATGCTGTTCACACTCATCTCGCGCATCAGCAGGCAGTTGATCCATCGAAAGGAAAACTGGATGTACTCGACGCCTtccgccgcgaggtgcgcgtgGAGAGGAGCTGGGTCAGTCTCGCAACGTaccgtcgacgcgcgccacaATCTCGcccatgcgccgcagctgccgcTGGATGCCGGGCTGCGCAAAAATATAATTGTCCTGGATCCCTTCCAGGAGCTTGGACAGGCACCAAAACGTgtccgcctcgaccgcctgcagcgcatgcgcgggcagctgcgccagctcgtACTGCTCGGGGTCGCTGTCGATGTACGCGGAGAGGAACACCTCAAAGAACGGCGTCGCAAGGTCGTTGATGCCTTGGACGTAGCCGCTCGCGGGGTGCCGGATCGCCCACACGTacaagaggcgctcgagcgaaCGCTGCGTCGCGTCTTGCTGCCACAGCTTGATCCCGGGATTCGTCCGGGGGACATCGATATGGATCTGGTGCCAGATTggctggtcgagcgcctccttGCCTtgggcgagcgcacgctcgactCCGGACGCGtactcggcgcgcttgcgcgacagcgtcgccgtgcgcagcaccgccgTCGCGGGGAGGTagccgaggaggagcggcCAGACGaccgggcgcagcgcgctcggcacgccttTCCAcgccagcgtgcgcagcgcatggaggtccacctcgtcgctgtcCAGGCAGTCGGCCAGCTGCTGGTGCCGCCGGAGCGTCCGTGTGCTCGGCTGGCGGCGCACTTCGGTGCTTTTCTGCGGCACGTcccgcggctgcggcggcagcgacggcggcggcggcggcggtggctcatagtcgccgagcgtcatCATGATCccgtcgccgctcgtcgcgagcggGTCGAATgcgggcgcgctcggcgcggcatgcGACGACTGGAGGCCCACGTCGTGGCtctcgtcgtgcgcggATGTCTCTGGCTCTGGCTCTGGCTCTGGCTCCGGCTCAGTGTCGGTGCGTGTAttcgcgcagcgcagctgTGTGCGGTACGCGTCGAGGATCGCCATGGGGTCCTCGATCAGTGCGTCGAGGCCGGGCATCGtcgccggctcgggcgacgcAAGCGACATGCTGCGCTCCGCCCACGACGCGACAAACACGTTCATGCGATCGCTCTTGGTATCCACTGCCGGCTTGGCTTTTGTCTCGCACTTtggctcgggcggcggcggcggcgaggccggcACGTCCTGCGGAAGGTGCATGTACGCGTCGTTTTCCATGGCGCCTGCccatgcggcgcttggcgtgCGCTTCGTAGACACCCGTGCGACAAAATCCTCGTCATCCGAGTTCGACGCCCAGGCCTCGTCGTCCCAGCCGTCGTTCCcccgcgccttgcgcggGCTTCGACGCATGGTCAatgctcggcgtcgagagTGTCACGTGGCTACAAACGCTGGGTATGGACTAGCGGAGGAGGAGGTAGACGTTCGCGCCGACGGTGATCTTGCTGAGGT
This region of Malassezia japonica chromosome 8, complete sequence genomic DNA includes:
- the REX4 gene encoding 3'-5' exonuclease (COG:L; EggNog:ENOG503NYIT; BUSCO:EOG092646PE); the encoded protein is MSAAAKPGSNWSALQSKIRDDTSRPQRRRPRPRVSQPAPEPVQDTKPLPWFAEDLAPEDLALVLSTADSTESELAKRDVSRERLAFLKQNAVQWEGYLDERTKRRIVLGENEADMTPEKREIGHYIGIDCEMVGVGPGGRGSALARVSLVNWHGHVILDKFVRPQERVTDYRTWVSGVRPRDLINAPSFAEVQAEVATLIKGRVLVGHAIENDMRALMLSHPRPQIRDTAQFAPLREIAGRKQPGLRSLAKLVLGIEIQKSGHEHSSVEDARTTMAIFRTQKDAWDRTLGISKTRKRPAAHAGLTINISAAKSLEEEKLPTKSPRTQQATSPLGTLPSPRSVQLTTRMSQMRVRRDTARVRAAPEWWLND
- the GYP1 gene encoding GTPase-activating protein (BUSCO:EOG09261YLQ; COG:U; EggNog:ENOG503NWNR) is translated as MRRSPRKARGNDGWDDEAWASNSDDEDFVARVSTKRTPSAAWAGAMENDAYMHLPQDVPASPPPPPEPKCETKAKPAVDTKSDRMNVFVASWAERSMSLASPEPATMPGLDALIEDPMAILDAYRTQLRCANTRTDTEPEPEPEPEPETSAHDESHDVGLQSSHAAPSAPAFDPLATSGDGIMMTLGDYEPPPPPPPSLPPQPRDVPQKSTEVRRQPSTRTLRRHQQLADCLDSDEVDLHALRTLAWKGVPSALRPVVWPLLLGYLPATAVLRTATLSRKRAEYASGVERALAQGKEALDQPIWHQIHIDVPRTNPGIKLWQQDATQRSLERLLYVWAIRHPASGYVQGINDLATPFFEVFLSAYIDSDPEQYELAQLPAHALQAVEADTFWCLSKLLEGIQDNYIFAQPGIQRQLRRMGEIVARVDAPLHAHLAAEGVEYIQFSFRWINCLLMREMSVNSIIRMWDTYLAEGADAFSDFHPYVCAVFLHKWRATLLEMDFQGIIMFLQSLPTQQWSDKDAEMLLSEAFMYKSLFGNTAHLHT